A genome region from Aerosakkonema funiforme FACHB-1375 includes the following:
- a CDS encoding MBL fold metallo-hydrolase, with amino-acid sequence MKSLHRPDLYAWSSFDSDRNVDFNSVAWIRPEGNILIDALPLSNHDREHLNSLGGAAWIIITNSDHIRDSKDIAQLTGAKIAAPSAEQETFPIPVDRWLSDGEELVPGLKVIEMQGSKTPGELALILEETTLITGDLIRAHKAGSLMILPDAKLKNRAEAVASVRKLADFSKIETVLIGDGWSVFHNGYQQLQELAAAL; translated from the coding sequence ATGAAATCACTCCATCGTCCTGACTTATATGCGTGGTCATCTTTCGATAGCGATCGCAATGTCGATTTCAACAGCGTTGCGTGGATTCGTCCTGAAGGTAACATCCTTATAGATGCCTTACCTTTATCCAATCATGACCGAGAACATCTCAACTCTTTGGGTGGCGCAGCTTGGATAATTATCACCAATTCCGATCATATCCGCGATAGCAAAGATATCGCACAACTCACTGGTGCAAAAATAGCAGCGCCATCAGCGGAACAAGAAACTTTTCCTATTCCCGTAGATCGCTGGCTATCTGACGGTGAAGAATTAGTACCGGGATTGAAAGTTATTGAAATGCAAGGATCGAAAACTCCGGGTGAATTAGCTTTAATTTTAGAAGAAACAACTTTAATTACCGGAGACTTAATCCGCGCACACAAAGCAGGTAGCTTAATGATTTTACCCGATGCCAAACTCAAAAACCGCGCAGAAGCTGTGGCGTCAGTGCGTAAATTGGCTGACTTCAGCAAAATCGAAACTGTGCTGATAGGAGATGGCTGGTCAGTTTTCCACAATGGATATCAGCAGTTACAAGAACTCGCAGCTGCACTTTGA
- a CDS encoding SRPBCC family protein: MLHFKHSSLIDASVEAVWNFHERRDILQVLTPPWQPVEVIRREGGLEVGAISEFRIVLGSFPVRWIARHTECERYRLFTDKQIAGPMEYWVHRHEFANENGKTRLTDAIEFGLPGGWIVEMVLAWWVDQRLKDMFRYRHEVTKRECEQKKS; encoded by the coding sequence ATGCTGCACTTCAAACACTCCTCACTCATCGATGCGTCGGTGGAAGCTGTCTGGAACTTTCACGAAAGACGGGATATTCTGCAAGTTCTCACACCACCCTGGCAACCTGTAGAAGTGATTCGCCGCGAAGGTGGACTGGAGGTGGGTGCTATCTCGGAATTTCGCATTGTTTTAGGGTCATTTCCGGTGCGGTGGATAGCACGCCACACTGAATGCGAGAGGTACAGACTATTTACCGATAAACAAATTGCGGGGCCAATGGAGTACTGGGTGCATCGACACGAGTTTGCCAATGAAAATGGTAAAACTAGGCTGACTGATGCAATTGAATTCGGATTACCTGGAGGATGGATTGTCGAAATGGTTTTAGCTTGGTGGGTTGACCAGCGATTGAAGGATATGTTTCGCTATCGGCACGAAGTAACTAAACGAGAATGCGAGCAAAAAAAGAGCTAG
- a CDS encoding metallophosphoesterase family protein — protein MSSSPQLLTDPFLQLPTATGVRVVWFTEFAGSRHIVTYGEDLNFTAVATTIKLSRTREDERSKVGKQRREGEIYEKIAIRHIWRHEAEVTGLTPLKRIPYRVTSVREDGESVSSDVFTLAASPPAGMPLKILLTSDHQLMPMTPANLQKVAETVQRVDAVFFVGDLVNVPDRASEWFDDNRGVAFFPCLQGRANGEITKNGITTVYTGGQLIQHAPIFPALGNHEVMGRFSMLTELKSQFSNPFPLTVSEQIYDKNAQALNPNNDPEMRRTWLKNHSFNTDTYEEIFTLPSTSPGGKRYYAVTLGDVRLVVPFIACVWRIPSLGENAKGKYREREQDFDKPMEWGYGQHIFEPIKKGSTQYNWLVQELNSPEFKNAKYKIVMFHHPAHTLGENIVPAFTDPVQKIERNLDGKIQSIRYEYPQHEDYIIRDVLPLLESAGVQLVFFGHSHLWNRFVSDSGMHFLESSNVGNSYGAFIGEERRNNIPIGYQEEYVATGDPNKLDPIVPTIAPLIDENAHSLPYVASNDITVFTILDTATATVSSYRFDTTKGGEVIKFDEFKLKESKI, from the coding sequence ATGTCTTCTTCACCCCAGCTACTCACCGATCCATTTTTGCAACTTCCCACCGCAACAGGAGTGCGAGTTGTTTGGTTTACCGAATTTGCAGGTTCTCGCCATATCGTTACCTACGGTGAGGACTTAAATTTTACTGCTGTCGCGACTACCATCAAGCTTAGTCGCACGCGGGAAGATGAGCGATCGAAAGTAGGAAAACAAAGGAGAGAAGGCGAAATATATGAAAAGATTGCCATTCGCCACATCTGGCGACACGAAGCAGAAGTCACCGGATTAACTCCTCTTAAACGAATTCCTTATCGCGTTACCAGTGTGCGAGAAGATGGTGAAAGTGTCAGTAGCGATGTATTCACCCTCGCGGCTTCACCACCGGCGGGAATGCCTCTGAAAATTTTACTAACATCCGACCATCAGTTGATGCCGATGACACCTGCCAACTTGCAAAAAGTAGCAGAAACAGTGCAGCGAGTTGATGCAGTTTTCTTCGTTGGCGATTTGGTCAATGTTCCCGATCGCGCTTCGGAATGGTTTGACGATAATCGTGGAGTTGCCTTTTTCCCCTGTCTGCAAGGTCGTGCCAATGGCGAAATTACCAAAAACGGTATTACCACAGTTTACACTGGCGGTCAACTAATACAACACGCGCCGATTTTTCCCGCGCTTGGCAATCACGAAGTTATGGGTCGTTTCTCAATGCTAACTGAATTGAAGTCTCAGTTTAGCAATCCATTTCCTCTCACTGTATCCGAGCAAATTTACGACAAAAATGCACAAGCACTCAACCCAAATAACGACCCAGAGATGCGGCGAACTTGGCTGAAAAATCATTCTTTTAATACAGATACATACGAAGAAATTTTTACTCTTCCTTCTACATCGCCGGGTGGGAAAAGATATTATGCTGTTACCTTGGGAGATGTACGTTTAGTAGTGCCGTTCATTGCTTGTGTTTGGCGAATTCCCAGCCTGGGAGAAAATGCCAAGGGAAAATATAGAGAACGCGAACAAGATTTCGACAAACCGATGGAGTGGGGATACGGACAGCACATCTTTGAACCGATTAAAAAAGGCAGCACTCAATATAATTGGTTAGTGCAAGAACTCAACAGTCCTGAATTTAAAAATGCCAAATACAAAATCGTGATGTTCCATCATCCGGCGCATACGCTGGGTGAAAATATTGTTCCCGCTTTTACCGACCCGGTACAAAAAATTGAGCGAAATCTTGATGGCAAGATCCAATCTATTCGATACGAGTATCCTCAGCACGAAGATTACATCATTCGCGATGTTTTACCGCTGCTAGAAAGTGCTGGGGTGCAGTTGGTTTTCTTTGGACATTCTCATTTGTGGAATCGGTTTGTCAGCGACAGCGGAATGCACTTTTTAGAAAGTTCAAATGTGGGTAATTCTTACGGTGCTTTTATTGGCGAGGAACGACGAAATAATATCCCGATCGGCTATCAAGAAGAGTATGTTGCAACTGGCGATCCAAACAAACTCGACCCGATCGTACCGACAATAGCTCCATTGATAGATGAAAACGCTCACTCGCTGCCTTACGTTGCCAGTAACGATATCACAGTTTTCACTATTTTGGATACGGCAACTGCTACGGTAAGCAGTTATCGCTTCGATACGACAAAAGGAGGAGAAGTTATCAAATTTGATGAGTTTAAATTGAAAGAGTCAAAAATTTAA
- a CDS encoding B12-binding domain-containing radical SAM protein, protein MTINLFAAERLLFTPATPNSDAIPTIFAFPNEYSVGIASLGYQIIWATLAMRSDVEVSRLFTDTRERLPRNAELVGFSLSWELDYVNILSLLELLEIPLRSLVRGNEDPLIFGGGPVLTANPEPFAEFFDIILLGDGEILLGNFIEAYKEVRNADRQTQLRRLAQVPGIYVPSLYAVSYEDATGAIASIQPIDTEIPKTVEKQTYRSNTLSASTVVTEKAAWENIYMVEVVRSCPEMCRFCLASYLTLPFRTASLSDSLIPAIDRGLAVTDRLGLLGASVTQHPEFENLLDYLSQSKFDRVRLSIASVRTNTVTQKLAETLAKRDTRSITIAVESGSERLRQIINKKLHNDEIIQAAVNAKTGGLKGIKLYGMVGIPGEEPADLDATVTMMREIKKATPGLRLTLGCSTFVPKAHTPFQWFGVNPEAEKRLKFLEKQLKPQGIEFRPESYKDSLIQALLSRGDRRLSHLLELTRHYGDSLGSYRRAFKELKGKQPDMDYYVGANWSIEKVLPWTHLQGPLPQATLQKHLAAATSLF, encoded by the coding sequence GTGACAATCAATTTATTTGCTGCCGAACGCCTTCTATTCACTCCAGCGACGCCTAACAGCGATGCCATACCTACTATTTTTGCCTTTCCTAATGAGTACAGTGTTGGGATCGCCAGTCTGGGGTATCAAATTATCTGGGCAACTTTGGCAATGCGTTCGGATGTTGAGGTAAGTCGCCTATTTACGGATACTCGCGAACGGTTGCCCAGAAATGCTGAGTTAGTGGGTTTTTCTCTATCTTGGGAATTGGATTATGTAAATATCCTGAGTTTGTTGGAATTGCTAGAAATTCCGCTGCGATCGCTTGTGCGCGGCAACGAAGATCCGTTAATATTTGGTGGCGGCCCGGTGCTGACTGCCAACCCAGAACCATTTGCGGAATTTTTCGATATTATTTTGTTGGGCGATGGGGAAATTTTGCTGGGCAATTTTATTGAAGCATACAAAGAAGTTCGCAATGCAGATCGGCAAACTCAACTGCGACGGTTGGCACAAGTTCCCGGTATCTATGTTCCCAGTTTATACGCAGTGAGTTATGAGGATGCTACTGGTGCGATCGCATCTATTCAACCAATAGATACAGAAATTCCGAAGACTGTAGAAAAACAGACTTACCGCAGCAATACTTTGTCTGCTTCAACTGTAGTTACGGAGAAAGCTGCTTGGGAAAATATCTACATGGTGGAGGTAGTACGCAGTTGTCCGGAAATGTGTCGCTTCTGTTTGGCAAGTTATCTAACATTGCCTTTTCGGACGGCAAGTTTGTCAGATTCGCTGATTCCGGCGATCGATCGCGGTTTGGCAGTAACGGATAGATTGGGATTGCTGGGTGCGTCTGTAACGCAACATCCAGAATTTGAAAATTTGTTGGATTACCTCAGTCAATCCAAGTTCGATCGCGTTCGTCTCAGTATCGCTTCCGTGCGGACAAATACCGTAACTCAAAAGTTAGCAGAAACTTTGGCAAAACGCGATACTCGTTCGATTACAATTGCTGTAGAAAGCGGTTCGGAAAGATTGCGGCAAATCATCAACAAAAAGTTGCACAATGATGAGATTATCCAAGCGGCGGTGAATGCCAAAACTGGTGGATTGAAGGGAATCAAACTTTACGGAATGGTGGGTATTCCGGGTGAAGAACCTGCTGATTTAGATGCAACTGTGACGATGATGCGGGAAATCAAAAAAGCTACCCCCGGTTTGCGTTTGACGCTGGGATGCAGTACGTTTGTGCCGAAAGCGCATACGCCGTTTCAGTGGTTTGGGGTAAATCCGGAAGCAGAAAAGCGGTTAAAATTTTTGGAGAAACAACTGAAACCGCAAGGGATAGAGTTTCGACCGGAAAGTTATAAGGATTCGCTGATTCAGGCGTTGCTATCGAGGGGCGATCGCCGCTTATCTCATTTGTTAGAATTAACGCGGCACTATGGCGATTCTCTGGGTAGTTATCGACGTGCGTTTAAAGAACTGAAAGGAAAGCAACCGGATATGGATTACTACGTCGGCGCTAACTGGTCAATTGAGAAAGTATTGCCTTGGACTCACTTGCAAGGGCCACTTCCCCAGGCAACGCTGCAAAAGCATTTAGCTGCGGCAACTAGCTTATTTTAG
- a CDS encoding CPXCG motif-containing cysteine-rich protein codes for METTAEYYCAYCGENNLTFVDLSVGAQQSYVEDCQVCCHPNILYVRVDEDTLDVEIDSEYEG; via the coding sequence ATGGAAACAACAGCTGAATACTATTGTGCTTATTGTGGCGAAAACAATCTGACTTTTGTTGACTTGAGTGTCGGCGCTCAACAGTCCTATGTTGAGGATTGCCAAGTTTGCTGTCACCCTAATATTTTGTACGTGCGGGTGGATGAAGATACTCTTGATGTGGAGATTGACAGCGAATACGAAGGATAG
- a CDS encoding RNA-binding S4 domain-containing protein has product MTKTDTIKLDQYLKFIGVAPTGGQAKLLIQDGHVQVNGETEIRRGRQLVTGDRVTVLGRSYQVRL; this is encoded by the coding sequence ATGACGAAAACTGACACGATAAAGCTCGACCAGTATTTAAAGTTCATCGGTGTAGCGCCAACTGGCGGACAAGCTAAGCTGCTGATTCAAGATGGTCATGTACAGGTCAACGGCGAGACTGAGATTAGACGGGGACGACAATTAGTTACAGGCGATCGCGTAACGGTTTTGGGACGAAGTTATCAAGTCAGACTGTAA